One Ignavibacteriota bacterium DNA window includes the following coding sequences:
- a CDS encoding leucyl/phenylalanyl-tRNA--protein transferase, producing MATNTKPSLRILDPELLLNAYAKGYFPMADSCEGEIGWYSPEARAIFPLDKFNVPRSLRQTINKKTFEIRINTQFEKVMQLCSERKETWISKEIILSYTLLHHLGFAHSVEAWKEHSLAGGLYGVALGGVFFGESMFSRVRDASKVALVALVERLNQQGFELLDTQFMTPHLARFGAIEISRNEYLRLLKKSINKQCNFIE from the coding sequence ATGGCTACGAATACCAAACCCTCACTCAGGATTCTCGACCCTGAACTTTTGCTGAACGCATACGCGAAGGGTTACTTCCCGATGGCTGATTCCTGTGAAGGTGAAATCGGTTGGTACTCGCCTGAAGCGCGGGCGATATTCCCGTTAGACAAATTCAACGTGCCGCGAAGTCTCCGGCAAACAATCAATAAGAAGACATTTGAAATCAGAATCAACACACAGTTTGAAAAAGTAATGCAGTTGTGCAGCGAACGGAAGGAAACATGGATTTCAAAAGAAATTATTTTGAGTTACACACTGCTTCATCATCTGGGATTTGCACACAGTGTTGAAGCATGGAAAGAACATTCGCTCGCAGGCGGACTGTACGGAGTTGCGCTCGGCGGAGTGTTCTTCGGTGAATCAATGTTCAGTCGGGTGCGTGACGCATCGAAGGTCGCATTGGTTGCGCTCGTTGAGCGGCTGAATCAACAAGGATTTGAACTGCTCGATACGCAATTTATGACTCCACATCTCGCACGGTTCGGAGCAATCGAAATTTCGCGTAATGAATATTTGAGACTCTTGAAGAAATCCATTAACAAACAATGTAATTTTATTGAATAA
- a CDS encoding ABC transporter permease, translated as MTFHDLLVVSSGNMWRMKLRTILTTSGVLIAIAAFVSMLSFGAGNQAYIENEFNKLGLFSTMQVYPKEKENGTDTVPPAKLDNAAIERIAAVPGVNLVYPYDAFSVKVHCNDTTVESKAQALPISATRTKLFSTFVAGSSFSSDSSKQAIISDELMKELGWTSPESAIGKSVTVSVSVSVVDSGLVHILVDNGETIIDRLKRIHFDSLFHSRYRSNLIRTEANEALQRFLNGFLHARETISDTLTICGVREPTRGRRLKIEQVIIPSGTATRFSTGGLGGSPTEIFSAMSSGTLFSNPENTDVKTFSKLTIDFDPKVMYKTLSDSIEAMGFRTFSFAAEFEEIQRAFFYFDLALGVIGLIALVTASLGIVNTMFMSVNERRKEIGILKSLGADEREIRSLFLVESGVIGILGSAAGIAFGWGITRVVSAVAQSYMKDEGITPIDLFALPLWLILIALSIGVVVSLLAGYFPASRAARVDPVAALRNE; from the coding sequence ATGACCTTCCATGATTTGCTGGTTGTCTCTTCGGGAAATATGTGGCGGATGAAACTCCGTACGATTCTGACAACGTCCGGCGTTCTCATCGCGATTGCCGCGTTTGTTTCTATGCTTTCCTTCGGCGCGGGAAATCAGGCGTACATTGAAAACGAGTTCAACAAACTCGGACTCTTCTCAACGATGCAAGTCTATCCGAAAGAGAAAGAAAACGGGACCGACACAGTACCTCCGGCAAAACTTGATAACGCGGCAATCGAGCGCATCGCCGCTGTTCCGGGCGTCAATCTTGTCTATCCGTACGATGCTTTCTCGGTGAAAGTTCACTGTAACGATACAACAGTTGAATCGAAAGCGCAGGCATTGCCAATCAGCGCAACACGGACAAAATTATTTTCCACCTTTGTCGCCGGTTCATCATTCAGCAGTGATAGTTCGAAACAAGCAATTATTTCGGATGAGTTGATGAAAGAGTTGGGATGGACTTCTCCCGAATCTGCAATCGGCAAATCCGTTACGGTCTCTGTCAGCGTCTCGGTTGTTGATAGCGGACTCGTTCATATTCTTGTTGATAATGGAGAAACTATCATTGACCGGCTAAAGCGGATTCATTTTGATTCGCTGTTTCACAGTCGCTACCGGAGTAACCTTATCAGGACGGAAGCAAACGAAGCGCTTCAACGATTTCTGAACGGCTTTCTCCACGCTCGGGAAACCATCAGCGACACGCTGACAATTTGTGGCGTGCGCGAACCGACACGCGGGCGTCGTCTGAAAATCGAACAGGTTATTATTCCGTCCGGCACCGCAACACGATTCAGCACCGGCGGTTTGGGTGGAAGTCCGACCGAAATATTTTCCGCAATGAGTTCCGGAACACTTTTTTCAAATCCTGAGAACACCGACGTAAAAACCTTTTCCAAACTCACGATTGATTTCGACCCGAAAGTCATGTACAAAACGCTCAGCGATTCGATAGAAGCGATGGGATTCAGGACATTCAGTTTTGCGGCAGAGTTTGAGGAAATTCAGCGAGCGTTTTTTTATTTTGATTTGGCTCTCGGTGTCATCGGATTGATTGCACTTGTCACCGCTTCGCTCGGCATTGTCAACACGATGTTCATGTCGGTGAACGAACGGAGGAAAGAAATCGGAATTCTGAAATCGCTTGGAGCTGATGAACGGGAAATCCGTTCGTTGTTTCTGGTTGAGTCAGGCGTCATCGGAATTCTTGGTTCCGCGGCGGGGATTGCGTTCGGCTGGGGAATTACGCGCGTCGTTTCCGCTGTTGCACAAAGTTATATGAAAGATGAAGGCATCACGCCAATTGATTTATTCGCGCTTCCGCTCTGGCTGATTTTGATTGCGCTTTCGATTGGAGTTGTCGTCAGTCTTCTTGCGGGATATTTTCCTGCTTCCCGCGCCGCTCGAGTTGACCCGGTTGCGGCGTTGCGGAATGAGTAA
- a CDS encoding toll/interleukin-1 receptor domain-containing protein, whose product MSYTTFISYDTSPTEQVVVYRLQTLASVNGINVLLPQRNGVRITDETKHRIDISDSVLVFLTSKFTPQVREELAYAEGKGKLVIPIYEKGVKLSSVKNRDQWVEFNPNELQLGIIEDHIVQLLKTKKKKKANEQALLLAGLGIVLFAMLASKK is encoded by the coding sequence ATGTCTTACACAACATTTATAAGCTATGATACTTCCCCGACAGAACAAGTTGTTGTTTATCGGCTCCAAACATTAGCATCTGTCAATGGAATAAATGTTCTGCTACCTCAGCGAAACGGTGTTCGAATAACGGATGAAACAAAACATCGAATAGACATTTCTGACAGTGTTCTGGTTTTTCTTACTTCCAAGTTTACACCGCAAGTAAGGGAAGAACTTGCTTATGCTGAAGGAAAGGGAAAACTCGTGATCCCTATTTATGAAAAGGGTGTAAAACTCTCCTCGGTGAAAAACAGAGACCAGTGGGTTGAGTTTAACCCAAACGAATTACAATTAGGAATTATCGAAGACCATATTGTACAACTGTTGAAAACGAAAAAGAAAAAAAAGGCAAATGAGCAAGCGTTGCTTTTGGCTGGACTCGGGATAGTGCTCTTTGCAATGTTAGCATCGAAAAAATAA
- a CDS encoding phosphoribosylaminoimidazolesuccinocarboxamide synthase: MSTPTSHISHLTSKGTVYETSFSNLQFLKRGKVRDMYDLGEHFLIVATDRLSAFDVVMPQPIPLKGKVLNQISNFWFEQMKEIIPNHLVATKVEDFPSECQQHAEELRGRSIVVKKAKPLPVECIVRGYLAGSGWNEYKKTNTVCGISLPRGLVESSKLPEPIFTPSTKADVGHDENISFEQAVSMIGKETAELVRDISLAVYQRASEIAEQRGIILADTKMEFGFFDNRLIIIDELLTPDSSRFWSTTNYHPGKSQDSFDKQFVRDYLLSINFNKQPPGPIMPETIIQKTSDLYCEALMRLTGKNVE, translated from the coding sequence ATGTCAACACCCACATCTCATATCTCACATCTCACATCTAAGGGAACTGTGTACGAAACATCTTTTTCAAATCTTCAATTCTTGAAACGCGGGAAGGTTCGCGACATGTACGACCTCGGCGAGCATTTCCTCATCGTAGCAACGGACCGGCTCTCCGCATTCGATGTCGTGATGCCACAACCGATTCCTCTCAAAGGAAAAGTGCTGAATCAGATTTCCAACTTCTGGTTTGAACAGATGAAAGAAATCATTCCCAATCATCTTGTTGCAACGAAGGTTGAAGATTTTCCTTCCGAATGTCAACAGCATGCTGAAGAACTGCGTGGCAGAAGTATTGTCGTAAAAAAGGCGAAACCGCTTCCTGTTGAATGTATCGTACGCGGGTATCTTGCCGGTTCGGGTTGGAACGAATACAAGAAAACAAACACTGTTTGTGGAATTTCATTACCGCGGGGATTGGTCGAATCATCAAAATTGCCGGAGCCGATTTTTACTCCCTCAACAAAAGCAGATGTCGGGCATGACGAAAATATTAGTTTCGAGCAAGCCGTTTCGATGATAGGAAAAGAGACGGCGGAACTTGTGCGTGATATTTCTCTCGCCGTGTATCAACGAGCGAGCGAGATAGCGGAACAACGCGGCATTATTCTCGCCGATACAAAAATGGAGTTCGGTTTCTTCGATAACCGGCTCATCATTATTGATGAACTTCTCACACCGGATTCTTCACGTTTTTGGTCAACCACGAACTATCATCCCGGCAAATCGCAGGATAGTTTTGACAAACAATTTGTGCGCGATTACCTTCTCTCCATTAACTTTAACAAGCAACCTCCCGGACCAATAATGCCGGAAACTATCATTCAAAAAACTTCCGATTTGTATTGCGAAGCATTGATGCGGTTGACCGGAAAGAACGTAGAATAG
- a CDS encoding pyridoxal phosphate-dependent aminotransferase, which produces MNFSTRTNWHRQPNALHRLLEQKKTNGETILDLTVSNPTECGFVYPEQKILSALSDARTLSYEPDARGLLSAREAIVEYYSVRGIAVDSSNIFLTASTSESYSLLFKLLCNGGDNVLVPQPSYPLFEYLAQINDVQLRHYHLHYNDDWMIDIQSIRDAITPQTKVIVLINPHNPTGSFLKHHELESIKQIAHEHSLALLVDEVFIDYPFRSEQEIISTAGESEVLTFTLNGISKMCGLPQMKLGWFVVGGSRFDVKEASGRLEVLCDMFLSINTPVQVALPKLLQCGETIRQQIQTRIKSNYRSLQSLTNHSPLTTHQSEGGWYGILHVPQTKTDEEWAIEVLEKRNVHLFPGYFFDLQTEGNLVVSLLVEEQTFRRGIEELRTYVTSNL; this is translated from the coding sequence ATGAATTTTAGTACAAGAACAAACTGGCATCGCCAACCAAATGCTCTCCACCGTCTTCTGGAACAGAAGAAAACAAACGGAGAAACAATCCTTGACCTCACTGTTTCCAATCCGACAGAGTGCGGCTTCGTGTATCCTGAGCAGAAAATTCTTTCCGCACTTTCAGATGCTCGAACACTGAGTTATGAACCGGATGCACGCGGACTTCTTTCTGCCAGAGAAGCAATAGTTGAATATTATTCAGTCCGGGGCATTGCAGTTGACTCATCAAACATTTTTCTCACGGCAAGCACAAGCGAATCGTACTCGCTTCTTTTCAAGTTGTTGTGTAATGGAGGCGACAATGTTCTTGTTCCTCAACCATCGTATCCGTTGTTTGAGTATCTCGCGCAAATTAATGACGTACAACTTCGTCATTATCATTTGCATTACAACGACGATTGGATGATTGACATTCAATCAATCCGCGATGCTATCACTCCACAGACAAAAGTAATTGTCCTCATCAATCCGCACAACCCGACCGGGAGTTTTCTCAAACACCACGAGTTAGAATCAATCAAACAGATTGCACATGAACATTCCCTTGCATTGCTCGTTGATGAAGTGTTCATTGACTACCCTTTTCGTTCTGAACAAGAGATAATTTCAACAGCAGGAGAATCGGAAGTTCTCACGTTCACACTCAATGGAATCTCGAAGATGTGCGGACTTCCTCAAATGAAATTGGGATGGTTCGTGGTTGGCGGTTCGAGGTTCGATGTTAAAGAAGCAAGTGGACGGTTAGAAGTTTTATGTGATATGTTTCTTTCCATCAACACACCAGTACAAGTAGCGCTTCCAAAACTGCTTCAATGCGGTGAAACCATTCGTCAACAAATTCAAACCCGAATCAAATCAAACTATCGTTCTTTGCAATCCCTAACTAACCACTCACCACTCACTACTCACCAAAGCGAAGGTGGCTGGTACGGAATTCTCCACGTTCCTCAAACTAAGACAGATGAAGAATGGGCAATTGAGGTGTTAGAGAAAAGAAATGTCCATCTTTTTCCGGGTTACTTTTTTGATTTACAAACAGAGGGCAATCTCGTTGTAAGTTTGTTGGTTGAAGAACAAACGTTTCGCCGAGGCATCGAAGAGCTAAGAACTTATGTTACCTCCAATCTCTGA
- a CDS encoding GNAT family N-acetyltransferase, with amino-acid sequence MNTQTVTLEGTHVRLEPLSMYHHSQLCEIGLDDELWKWTMTVMKTPDNMKSYIETAMKWQAEGTALPFAIIEKKSNMAIGSTRYGNIERANRRLEIGWTWIARQWQRTSINTETKLLLLTHAFETLGCIRVEFKTDSLNQQSRNALLRIGAKEEGIFRNHMITPSGRYRHSVYFSIIETEWQNVKRKLEEKMK; translated from the coding sequence ATGAATACTCAAACTGTTACACTTGAAGGCACTCATGTCCGTCTTGAACCTCTCTCAATGTACCATCACTCACAACTTTGTGAAATCGGGTTGGATGATGAACTCTGGAAATGGACGATGACTGTGATGAAAACTCCCGACAATATGAAGTCATACATCGAAACTGCGATGAAGTGGCAAGCAGAAGGAACTGCTCTGCCGTTTGCAATCATTGAAAAGAAGTCAAACATGGCAATCGGGAGTACGCGCTACGGAAATATTGAAAGAGCGAACAGACGCTTGGAAATCGGATGGACGTGGATTGCGAGGCAATGGCAACGAACATCAATCAATACAGAAACAAAACTTCTTCTTCTCACTCACGCATTTGAAACGCTTGGTTGCATTCGTGTTGAATTCAAAACAGACTCGCTCAATCAACAATCACGCAACGCACTGCTTCGCATTGGAGCAAAGGAAGAAGGTATATTTCGTAACCACATGATAACTCCAAGCGGACGTTACCGGCACTCGGTCTATTTCAGCATCATCGAAACCGAGTGGCAAAATGTAAAACGGAAGCTTGAAGAGAAAATGAAATAG
- a CDS encoding GNAT family N-acetyltransferase — MTKKTLQSTIYIRPATKSDSKIFLTLLDALADYEKLKRPTRTARLRLIEDAFGKRKRFDAFLAFVDDKPVGYAIIFETYSSFLAKPTLYLEDIFVLEEYRRFGIGKKFFDVLVKEARKRKCGRVEWTVLDWNTPAINFYDKLGAKQMKEWLLYRIVL; from the coding sequence ATGACAAAAAAAACATTACAATCAACCATTTACATTCGTCCGGCAACAAAGAGCGACAGCAAAATATTTCTCACACTTCTTGACGCGCTTGCAGACTACGAGAAACTCAAACGTCCGACACGCACGGCAAGGCTACGTCTCATCGAAGACGCGTTCGGAAAACGGAAACGCTTCGACGCGTTCCTAGCTTTTGTTGATGACAAACCTGTCGGCTACGCTATCATCTTTGAAACATATTCATCATTTCTTGCCAAGCCAACACTCTACCTCGAAGATATTTTTGTTCTCGAAGAGTACCGTCGTTTTGGCATTGGCAAAAAATTTTTCGACGTGTTGGTCAAAGAGGCGCGTAAACGAAAATGCGGTCGCGTGGAGTGGACGGTGTTAGATTGGAATACACCTGCAATTAATTTCTATGACAAACTCGGTGCGAAGCAGATGAAAGAATGGCTCTTGTACAGAATTGTGTTGTAA
- a CDS encoding imidazolonepropionase yields MNLALTNIKQLVTVASHGKRVKIGAEMRDLGIIENGAVLIEDETIIWVGRMEDFSTGDMKETDVVDCTNMVVMPGFVDSHTHLVFAASREEEFAMRSAGATYQEIAERGGGILNTVRRVRASSKKELKKPARRYINNMLKQGTTVVEIKSGYGLDMDNEIKMLEAITELGREEVMTVVSTFLGAHAVPPEFKENKGEYIRLITEKMIPYIAGRNLAEFCDVFCERGYFDLQETETILSSAKQAGLALKLHAEELSPLGGSELAARMNAISVDHLEHISDTGIKALADSQTVAVLLPGVSFFLNHQYAPARTMIDAGVPVAIATDFNPGSCMSYSMPMMMTIACTHMKMTPEETITATTLNAATALNRSHEYGSIEVGKKADVVIFDIPDYKFLPYHFGENHVYRTIKHGVVLEF; encoded by the coding sequence ATGAATCTCGCTCTCACCAACATCAAACAACTTGTCACAGTCGCATCGCATGGAAAACGTGTAAAGATTGGTGCAGAGATGCGCGATCTCGGCATCATCGAAAACGGCGCGGTGCTGATTGAAGACGAAACAATAATCTGGGTCGGTCGGATGGAAGACTTTTCGACGGGAGACATGAAGGAAACGGATGTTGTTGATTGCACGAACATGGTCGTCATGCCCGGTTTTGTTGATTCGCACACACACCTTGTATTTGCGGCAAGCCGCGAAGAAGAGTTTGCGATGCGTTCTGCCGGAGCGACATATCAGGAAATTGCGGAACGGGGCGGCGGAATTCTCAACACAGTTCGTCGCGTTCGCGCCTCATCCAAAAAAGAATTGAAGAAACCCGCACGACGATACATCAACAATATGTTGAAGCAGGGAACAACAGTCGTCGAAATAAAGAGCGGCTACGGACTCGATATGGATAACGAAATCAAAATGCTCGAAGCGATTACCGAACTCGGCAGAGAAGAAGTGATGACCGTTGTTTCGACATTTCTCGGCGCACATGCAGTTCCGCCGGAGTTCAAAGAAAACAAAGGCGAATATATCCGGCTCATCACGGAAAAAATGATTCCGTACATCGCCGGACGGAACCTTGCTGAGTTTTGTGATGTCTTTTGTGAACGCGGATATTTTGATTTACAGGAAACGGAGACGATTCTTTCTTCAGCCAAGCAAGCCGGGCTGGCGTTGAAACTTCACGCGGAGGAACTTTCTCCTCTTGGCGGCTCGGAGTTGGCGGCACGGATGAACGCAATCTCCGTTGACCATCTCGAACATATTTCCGATACAGGCATCAAAGCGTTGGCGGATTCTCAAACGGTTGCTGTGTTGTTGCCCGGTGTTTCATTCTTTTTGAATCATCAATATGCGCCGGCAAGAACTATGATTGATGCAGGAGTTCCTGTAGCAATCGCTACTGACTTCAATCCCGGTTCCTGCATGTCGTACAGTATGCCCATGATGATGACGATTGCCTGCACACACATGAAGATGACGCCGGAAGAAACCATCACGGCGACAACACTTAACGCCGCCACCGCACTCAACCGTTCGCACGAGTACGGAAGCATTGAAGTTGGTAAGAAAGCCGATGTAGTGATTTTCGATATTCCCGATTACAAATTTTTACCGTATCACTTCGGTGAGAATCATGTGTATCGAACAATCAAGCATGGAGTTGTTCTTGAGTTTTGA
- a CDS encoding nuclear transport factor 2 family protein codes for MKTLPFLFLLIALTTDGFSQGKKDAEELSSVRSVLDEQVTAWNEGDLDGYMHGYWKSDSLLFTSGGNIQRGWKATNEKYKKSYDTKAKMGTLKFSNLEFNMLSKEAAWVFGSWELTREKDNPKGVFTLVMRKFDDGWKVVHDHTSSVQK; via the coding sequence ATGAAGACTTTACCATTTCTCTTTCTTTTAATCGCGCTAACGACAGATGGTTTCTCACAAGGAAAGAAAGACGCAGAAGAACTTTCTTCCGTCCGCTCCGTTCTTGATGAGCAAGTAACCGCATGGAATGAAGGCGACCTTGATGGCTACATGCATGGCTACTGGAAATCAGACAGTTTGCTGTTCACGAGCGGAGGGAACATCCAACGCGGGTGGAAAGCAACAAACGAGAAGTATAAAAAATCGTACGACACAAAAGCGAAGATGGGAACGCTGAAGTTTTCCAATCTTGAATTCAATATGCTCTCGAAGGAAGCGGCGTGGGTGTTCGGCTCGTGGGAGTTAACACGTGAAAAGGACAATCCCAAAGGTGTCTTCACACTTGTGATGCGAAAGTTTGATGACGGATGGAAAGTCGTTCATGACCACACATCTTCAGTTCAAAAGTAA
- a CDS encoding CTP synthase — protein MAKDKVKYIFITGGVVSSLGKGIAAASIGLLLKSRGLRVTIQKFDPYINVDPGTMNPFQHGEVYVTDDGAETDLDLGHYERFLDENMSKSNNTTTGQIYHEVITRERKGDFLGATVQVIPHITDEIKRRIEALAKTGKYDVVITEIGGTVGDIESLPFLEAIRQFMHSKGKKNALSVHVTLVPYIKAAGEIKTKPTQHSVKTLLEIGIQPDVLICRSEQPLSKDVREKIALFTNLDVESVASAHDVPTIYEVPLQFYQEGTDEIILDKLDLTCPKPNLALWKKYVHNLKNPEREVTIGICGKYTEHQDAYKSISESFIHAGAANNAKVNIRWIRAEDIEEEGAEKHIAGCSGLLVAPGFGERGIEGKIKAVQYVRENKIPFFGICLGLQCAVIEFARNVCGLANAHSTEFVQTEQNVIDLMLEQKKVTAYGGTMRLGSYPCKIVKGTKTFSAYHKELVNERHRHRYEVNNAFKEILQKHGMMFTGICPTNNLVEIIELPDHPWFVAGQFHPELRSRATKPHPLFKEFVLEALVYQAGKK, from the coding sequence ATGGCAAAAGATAAAGTAAAATATATTTTCATTACAGGCGGAGTGGTCTCTTCCCTTGGAAAAGGTATCGCCGCCGCTTCGATTGGATTACTCTTAAAATCGCGCGGGCTTCGCGTGACGATTCAAAAATTTGACCCGTACATCAACGTTGACCCGGGAACAATGAACCCGTTCCAGCATGGAGAAGTGTACGTGACGGATGACGGCGCGGAGACCGACCTCGACCTCGGACATTACGAACGATTCCTCGACGAGAATATGTCAAAGTCGAACAACACGACGACCGGACAAATTTATCATGAAGTAATTACACGCGAACGGAAAGGAGATTTTCTGGGAGCGACGGTGCAAGTCATTCCGCACATCACGGATGAAATCAAACGGCGGATTGAAGCGCTGGCGAAAACCGGAAAGTACGATGTCGTGATTACGGAAATCGGCGGCACAGTCGGCGATATTGAAAGTCTCCCGTTCCTCGAGGCGATTCGTCAGTTCATGCACTCGAAAGGAAAGAAGAATGCGCTGAGCGTTCATGTCACTCTTGTTCCGTACATCAAAGCGGCGGGAGAAATCAAGACGAAGCCGACGCAACACAGCGTAAAGACGCTGCTTGAAATCGGGATTCAGCCCGACGTGTTGATTTGCCGTTCCGAACAGCCGCTCTCGAAAGACGTGCGGGAGAAAATTGCCCTCTTCACCAATCTCGATGTCGAATCGGTGGCAAGCGCGCACGATGTTCCGACGATTTATGAAGTCCCGCTCCAATTTTATCAGGAAGGAACCGACGAAATTATTTTGGATAAACTTGATTTGACTTGCCCGAAACCGAATCTCGCATTGTGGAAAAAGTATGTTCACAACCTGAAAAATCCTGAACGGGAAGTCACCATCGGCATTTGCGGAAAATACACCGAGCATCAGGATGCGTACAAAAGTATTTCCGAATCGTTCATCCACGCGGGCGCGGCAAATAATGCAAAGGTGAACATCCGATGGATTCGTGCAGAAGATATCGAAGAGGAAGGGGCTGAGAAACACATTGCCGGATGTAGTGGTTTACTCGTTGCGCCGGGATTCGGCGAGCGGGGCATCGAGGGAAAAATCAAAGCGGTGCAATATGTTCGCGAGAATAAAATTCCGTTCTTCGGGATTTGTCTCGGCTTGCAATGTGCGGTGATTGAATTCGCCCGCAACGTCTGCGGATTGGCAAATGCTCACAGCACCGAATTTGTCCAGACCGAGCAAAATGTAATTGACCTCATGCTCGAACAGAAAAAAGTAACAGCGTACGGCGGCACAATGCGCCTTGGTTCATATCCCTGCAAGATTGTGAAAGGAACAAAGACGTTCTCTGCGTATCATAAAGAACTTGTCAACGAGCGGCATCGCCACCGGTACGAAGTGAACAACGCGTTCAAAGAAATTTTACAGAAGCACGGAATGATGTTCACCGGCATCTGCCCGACAAATAATTTGGTGGAGATAATCGAATTGCCCGACCACCCGTGGTTTGTCGCCGGACAATTTCATCCCGAGCTCCGCTCACGCGCAACAAAGCCGCATCCTCTGTTTAAAGAATTTGTGCTGGAGGCGTTGGTGTATCAAGCGGGGAAGAAATAA
- a CDS encoding ABC transporter ATP-binding protein, with the protein MNLCRYYKRGSHEVRALDDASMIVQRGEFLSIVGSSGSGKTTMLNLLAGLDTPTSGVVEFEGMSLTGMTRRERSAYRAHKVGMVFQSFNLIAHYTALQNVEMALLFNDTLPKERRRLAIKILEQLGLSDRITHHPADLSGGEQQRVALARAIVKQPEILFADEPTGNLDFENTQQIISLLTSLNKNGLTIVLVTHNLEMAKANAHRIIRMQYGKIVSDESQTVQGVQA; encoded by the coding sequence ATGAATCTCTGTCGTTACTACAAACGGGGAAGCCACGAGGTGCGTGCATTAGACGATGCTTCCATGATTGTCCAACGCGGAGAGTTTCTCAGCATCGTTGGTTCTTCTGGCTCAGGCAAAACTACCATGCTGAATCTCCTTGCCGGGCTCGATACGCCAACATCCGGCGTGGTCGAATTCGAAGGAATGTCGTTGACAGGAATGACGAGACGCGAACGTTCTGCGTACCGCGCACACAAAGTCGGGATGGTGTTTCAGTCATTCAATCTGATTGCCCACTATACTGCATTACAAAACGTGGAAATGGCGTTGCTCTTTAATGATACTCTGCCGAAAGAACGCCGCCGTCTTGCAATCAAAATTCTTGAACAATTGGGTTTGTCGGACAGAATCACACATCACCCTGCAGATTTATCCGGCGGCGAGCAACAACGTGTTGCGCTTGCCCGTGCAATCGTGAAGCAACCGGAAATTCTTTTTGCCGATGAACCAACGGGCAATCTCGATTTTGAAAACACTCAACAAATAATTTCTCTCCTCACCTCGCTGAACAAGAACGGCTTAACGATTGTGTTAGTCACACACAATCTTGAAATGGCGAAAGCAAATGCTCATCGCATCATCAGAATGCAGTACGGGAAAATCGTTTCCGATGAATCACAAACAGTACAAGGGGTTCAAGCATGA